The following are encoded together in the Triticum dicoccoides isolate Atlit2015 ecotype Zavitan chromosome 6B, WEW_v2.0, whole genome shotgun sequence genome:
- the LOC119325670 gene encoding myb family transcription factor IPN2-like isoform X2: MFSSKKATSSSAGAVAVQGGGAPMCVQGDSGLVLTTDPKPRLRWTVELHERFVDAVAQLGGPDKATPKTIMRVMGVKGLTLYHLKSHLQKFRLGKQPHKDFNDHAVKDAAAAMEMHRNAASSSGIMGRNLNDHNVHMNEAIRMQMEVQRRLHEQLEVQKHLQMRIEAQGKYMQSILEKAYQTLATGDVAASPTAGYKSLGNHAGVLDVCSIKDIGPASMGFPSLQDLHLYGGGHLDLQQQQPMESFFACSDGGGIGSLGKKRSSQYAGGKSPMMWGDDDDGGEDDKGDQLLQMAPPMMDDIDSMYEAKPMMTMSGDSAGSRGFDGGMGSKLERPSPRRPHMGAQRMDSPSVIYG; the protein is encoded by the exons ATGTTCTCTTCCAAGAAGGCCACTAGCAGCAGCGCTGGCGCGGTGGCGGTGCAGGGGGGCGGGGCGCCCATGTGCGTGCAGGGCGACTCGGGCCTCGTCCTCACCACCGACCCCAAGCCGCGCCTCCGGTGGACGGTAGAGCTCCATGAGCGCTTCGTCGACGCCGTCGCCCAGCTCGGCGGCCCCGACA AGGCGACGCCGAAGACGATCATGAGGGTCATGGGGGTCAAGGGGCTCACTCTCTACCACCTCAAGAGCCACCTTCAG AAATTCAGGCTGGGAAAGCAGCCGCACAAGGACTTCAACGATCATGCAGTTAAGGATG CTGCGGCAGcaatggagatgcatagaaacgcggCCTCTTCTTCAGGCATAATGGGGAGAAACTTGAACGA CCACAACGTGCACATGAACGAGGCCATCAGAATGCAAATGGAGGTTCAAAGGAGGCTGCATGAGCAACTAGAG GTGCAGAAGCACCTCCAAATGAGGATTGAAGCCCAGGGAAAGTACATGCAGTCCATCCTGGAGAAAGCATACCAGACGCTTGCCACCGGCGACGTCGCGGCGAGCCCTACTGCCGGATACAAATCCCTAGGCAACCACGCCGGCGTCCTCGACGTGTGCTCCATCAAGGACATTGGCCCAGCTTCCATGGGCTTCCCTTCCCTGCAGGACCTGCACCTCTACGGCGGCGGTCACTTAGacctgcagcagcagcagccaatGGAGAGCTTCTTCGCGTGCAGCGATGGCGGTGGCATTGGGTCGTTGGGGAAGAAGAGGTCCAGCCAGTACGCCGGAGGCAAGAGCCCTATGATGTGGggtgacgacgacgacggcggcgaggaTGACAAGGGCGATCAGCTACTCCAGATGGCACCGCCGATGATGGACGACATAGACTCCATGTACGAAGCGAAGCCGATGATGACCATGTCCGGCGACTCCGCTGGGAGCAGAGGATTCGACGGCGGCATGGGGTCGAAGCTCGAGAGGCCGTCCCCCCGGCGGCCGCACATGGGAGCCCAGAGGATGGACAGCCCGTCGGTGATCTACGGGTAA
- the LOC119325670 gene encoding myb family transcription factor IPN2-like isoform X1 gives MFSSKKATSSSAGAVAVQGGGAPMCVQGDSGLVLTTDPKPRLRWTVELHERFVDAVAQLGGPDKATPKTIMRVMGVKGLTLYHLKSHLQKFRLGKQPHKDFNDHAVKDAAAAMEMHRNAASSSGIMGRNLNDHNVHMNEAIRMQMEVQRRLHEQLEVINQPRIKVQKHLQMRIEAQGKYMQSILEKAYQTLATGDVAASPTAGYKSLGNHAGVLDVCSIKDIGPASMGFPSLQDLHLYGGGHLDLQQQQPMESFFACSDGGGIGSLGKKRSSQYAGGKSPMMWGDDDDGGEDDKGDQLLQMAPPMMDDIDSMYEAKPMMTMSGDSAGSRGFDGGMGSKLERPSPRRPHMGAQRMDSPSVIYG, from the exons ATGTTCTCTTCCAAGAAGGCCACTAGCAGCAGCGCTGGCGCGGTGGCGGTGCAGGGGGGCGGGGCGCCCATGTGCGTGCAGGGCGACTCGGGCCTCGTCCTCACCACCGACCCCAAGCCGCGCCTCCGGTGGACGGTAGAGCTCCATGAGCGCTTCGTCGACGCCGTCGCCCAGCTCGGCGGCCCCGACA AGGCGACGCCGAAGACGATCATGAGGGTCATGGGGGTCAAGGGGCTCACTCTCTACCACCTCAAGAGCCACCTTCAG AAATTCAGGCTGGGAAAGCAGCCGCACAAGGACTTCAACGATCATGCAGTTAAGGATG CTGCGGCAGcaatggagatgcatagaaacgcggCCTCTTCTTCAGGCATAATGGGGAGAAACTTGAACGA CCACAACGTGCACATGAACGAGGCCATCAGAATGCAAATGGAGGTTCAAAGGAGGCTGCATGAGCAACTAGAGGTGATTAATCAACCAAGAATCAAA GTGCAGAAGCACCTCCAAATGAGGATTGAAGCCCAGGGAAAGTACATGCAGTCCATCCTGGAGAAAGCATACCAGACGCTTGCCACCGGCGACGTCGCGGCGAGCCCTACTGCCGGATACAAATCCCTAGGCAACCACGCCGGCGTCCTCGACGTGTGCTCCATCAAGGACATTGGCCCAGCTTCCATGGGCTTCCCTTCCCTGCAGGACCTGCACCTCTACGGCGGCGGTCACTTAGacctgcagcagcagcagccaatGGAGAGCTTCTTCGCGTGCAGCGATGGCGGTGGCATTGGGTCGTTGGGGAAGAAGAGGTCCAGCCAGTACGCCGGAGGCAAGAGCCCTATGATGTGGggtgacgacgacgacggcggcgaggaTGACAAGGGCGATCAGCTACTCCAGATGGCACCGCCGATGATGGACGACATAGACTCCATGTACGAAGCGAAGCCGATGATGACCATGTCCGGCGACTCCGCTGGGAGCAGAGGATTCGACGGCGGCATGGGGTCGAAGCTCGAGAGGCCGTCCCCCCGGCGGCCGCACATGGGAGCCCAGAGGATGGACAGCCCGTCGGTGATCTACGGGTAA